From the Fulvia fulva chromosome 2, complete sequence genome, one window contains:
- a CDS encoding GTPase-activating protein gyp10, with translation MTGGERCDCPKQLSRIVGLGGMRRSHVKRQHPGIHPLPCCVLASMKAEATGPAFHVPLHLTARQIVIPCVRRLDKATCTSARFISMDAAQCAASADNGGGDEKTALANGAEGRPSGEALSPAEASWKSQPLSQHQQAKVHDILAACRDDNHEALTQLAASEGGLVEDEVRRTAWPFLLGCTGRQQHDNVPWTTFERHRDEDQVQLDVNRSFVYYPEHETTARLDARKSELSDVITAVLRQHPRLCYFQGFHDIVQVLLLVLGADVAEAAVARLSLLRIRDFMLPTLAGAESHLRLLPAILYAADVELCQHLAGATRPTPFFALSATLTLYAHDIEEYGDIARLFDYLLASEAAVPVYLFAVIIMSRRLELLEVDHDEPEMLHSILSKLPKPLDLDGLISKTQDLFRRCPPERLPHRAWSHISSYSVLKTTRDPHALSRQTFGDGERYFDLQARQIQRKDQIKALHRRFQAIVQRYRRPARWTGAAVLVAVLALYFGRTGGTFSGAGWVSMVHNAQRRAVDHLWHLLARILS, from the exons ATGACTGGAGGTGAGCGGTGCGACTGCCCCAAGCAGCTTAGCCGGATCGTGGGCCTGGGCGGCATGAGACGATCGCACGTCAAGCGTCAACATCCTGGCATCCATCCCTTGCCATGTTGCGTCCTGGCGTCCATGAAGGCGGAAGCGACCGGGCCTGCATTTCACGTACCACTGCACCTGACTGCGCGGCAAATTGTGATTCCATGTGTGCGCCGGCTCGACAAGGCAACCTGCACGTCCGCGCGCTTCATCTCAATGGATGCGGCTCAGTGCGCGGCGTCAGCGGACAACGGTGGCGGCGATGAGAAGACTGCCCTTGCAAACGGCGCAGAAGGGAGGCCCTCGGGCGAAGCATTGTCGCCAGCAGAGGCATCCTGGAAGTCGCAGCCTCTCTCCCAGCATCAGCAGGCCAAAGTGCACGACATCTTGGCAGCCTGTCGAGACGACAACCACGAAGCTCTGACCCAGCTGGCAGCATCCGAGGGCGGCCTTGTTGAGGACGAGGTGAGGCGCACGGCAT GGCCTTTCTTGCTCGGCTGCACGGGCAGACAACAGCATGACAACGTGCCATGGACAACATTTGAACGACACCGGGACGAAGATCAGGTCCAGCTCGACGTCAATCGATCATTCGTGTACTACCCTGAGC ACGAGACCACAGCACGTCTCGATGCACGCAAAAGCGAGCTTTCAGACGTCATCACTGCTGTCTTACGACAACATCCGAGGCTATGTTACTTTCAAGGATTCCATGATATTGTCCAGGTGCTGTTGCTGGTTCTGGGCGCCGACGTTGCGGAGGCCGCGGTCGCACGGTTGTCTCTGTTACGCATCAGAGATTTCATGCTGCCCACACTGGCGGGTGCCGAGTCACATCTTCGCCTACTCCCAGCAATTCTTTATGCTGCAGATGTGGAGCTGTGCCAACATCTTGCAGGCGCAACACGACCGACGCCGTTCTTTGCATTGTCTGCAACATTGACGCTCTATGCGCATGACATTGAAGAGTATGGAGACATCGCGCGACTTTTTGACTACCTCCTAGCAAGTGAAGCTGCTGTCCCAGTCTATCTCTTCGCGGTA ATCATCATGTCGCGCAGACTGGAGCTGCTCGAAGTAGACCATGACGAGCCTGAAATGCTGCATTCTATCTTGTCCAAGCTTCCGAAGCCCCTGGATCTGGATGGCCTGATCAGCAAGACACAAGATCTCTTCAGACGGTGCCCGCCTGAGAGATTGCCTCATCGAGCGTGGAGTCACATCAGCTCATACAGCGTCCTGAAGACAACTCGCGACCCGCATGCTCTGTCTAGACAGACCTTCGGAGACGGCGAAAGATACTTCGACCTTCAAGCTCGGCAGATCCAGCGAAAAGATCAGATTAAAGCCCTACACAGGCGCTTCCAAGCGATTGTACAGCGTTACCGTCGGCCGGCACGCTGGACCGGCGCCGCGGTCCTTGTCGCTGTGCTAGCACTGTACTTTGGCCGAACAGGCGGGACGTTCAGCGGAGCCGGGTGGGTCTCAATGGTCCACAATGCACAGCGCAGAGCCGTGGATCATCTCTGGCACTTGCTGGCTCGCATCCTGTCGTAG